Proteins from a single region of Scylla paramamosain isolate STU-SP2022 chromosome 13, ASM3559412v1, whole genome shotgun sequence:
- the LOC135106404 gene encoding uncharacterized protein LOC135106404 isoform X2, with amino-acid sequence MHSMDSSTNILSENPDPAYIFYKLTADGAFHHVASSNEMGLHFHCAERQWETMNYEMQWVLKEHSSESVFPEHKCNIQKTLIEEYQKVKTQIWGNDSKELDKAMSYVQPNILSEVRSDLAELHQDDSGQTATSNQASRDVNQSHTSSTEVSEIGQRVNEIRLKAAASCTTNDFLQRKLLRSPQKNTKAGDVQHNSESVTGSVSDIDADNLNVLDDKEKIRTLRKIMEFMQPPEEGTLNIPLRSLRTKKNKKVQNQIKEESDSQFDNVCEIFDSQDANSSPEELTTSQSQQPSRQRRGRRKKTDFAQMALQSKKSHVKNKPRETSLPKQEKRSKNPKKSNLRNSSKCESHDNSQINEVNEIMERESELENLTDEEVMINNTSVSKKQVALQSHIKKKVNEKVLQNKQCPLENKQSRSQNTPNQGNLATKCINKSTKLIPCNIEETTSAAADKENKNLCENFCELNYEQEAVANEHVDEGFDNQTIASKNVHEESLSDESVTAATNIPNVSDDNTNFTYIESEQNSVSASDINDMGSRENSTQINFSDMNNVGRMLQVEILATMPKKRSLQSTLKAKSMVYILVNFQIDNVKVHTVKFKMSKTDLKIIQSNRDKLNVLKKRLHSLLPSKYKNYDLHLQLNIHQSVMEETETSGKKHFTHRFEPLRGDNFEQDYNPPEIYKQGSQASGTLNKSDNAVPHEEPMTSCTQKENVSSLMTEDYNIPSSLSPEVSDDMNHVRKVIQVEMVANVEENYVGAENKTENTTTLNVNFQVEGITVHHAKFQISIKDLETLLNNKNKLESLMEKFRSFLPPRYKMYEIQLHSSVQQSVTEGSIVALQHSRQGSDPPAILPYAAATPFKGNNAILNREEASTSPSQESLSKKLTNSHSESSPAQVPQLSNVGEIKQYHSLRPADLGQYNTNTVAQPTCLTLDTQCLQRTTESSVNLLINEGSQHPESCTILRSSNEDIHVSNIPPKLRSNNEINIFSSPKCCVSENQNPPYVAGASLEDSDRVMTQYQILPCEIVPTTYGESKPDRMLMDEQVTPQVYGMHTECPAKLPDFERPIVTAHVDDGLENSGHDFINNSLQSHNSFDMHFNPNTNEINKNASLLKECTNDLDTETCTILWKTRNSLDTMGDKNHLPSLPFSDSSSEYIKMIREGQRKAVTKTMRNVDHGEALLSSSRSSDTSMKDISLLASPSHSPSRIISGNLMKSDRAVSKANDNTVCSFYFFSKTKKYDSSLKKQTRPSSESDIKKPSVKFLFMEKLFSKKKQ; translated from the exons ATGCACTCTATGGACTCTTCTACAAACATCCTTTCAG AAAACCCAGACCCAGCATATATCTTCTACAAGCTGACTGCAGATGGCGCATTCCATCATGTAGCTTCATCAAATGAA ATGGGATTGCACTTCCATTGTGCAGAACGACAGTGGGAGACCATGAACTATGAGATGCAGTGGGTACTAAAGGAGCACTCTTCTGAGTCTGTCTTTCCTGAACACAAATgtaatattcaaaagacactcaTAGAGGAGTATCAGAAGGTGAAGACCCAAATATGGG GTAATGATAGTAAAGAACTGGACAAGGCGATGTCATATGTGCAGCCCAATATCTTGTCTGAAGTTCGCAGTGACTTGGCTGAGCTACATCAGGATGACAGTGGTCAAACAGCCACTTCCAATCAAGCATCAAGAGATGTCAATCAGAGCCATACTTCCTCAACTGAAGTGTCAGAAATTG GACAAAGAGTGAATGAGATTCGTTTGAAGGCAGCAGCATCATGTACCACCAACGACTTCCTTCAAAGAAAACTACTTCGAAGTCCACAGAAAAACACCAAGGCAGGAGACGTTCAACACAATAGTGAATCTGTTACAGGTAGTGTTAGTGATATAGATGCAGATAACCTTAATGTTCTtgatgataaggaaaagatTAGGACTCTTAGGAAAATAATGGAATTCATGCAACCACCTGAAGAAGGAACTCTTAACATTCCTCTCAGGTCtttaagaactaaaaaaaataaaaaggtgcaaaatcaaattaaagaagaaagtgattCTCAGTTTGATAATGTTTGTGAAATTTTTGATTCTCAAGATGCAAATTCGTCACCAGAAGAGCTTACAACCAGTCAGAGTCAACAGCCATCACGGCAGAGGAGAGGCAGACGTAAGAAAACTGATTTTGCTCAAATGGCTTTGCAAAGTAAAAAATCTCATGTTAAAAACAAGCCAAGAGAAACATCTTtgccaaaacaagaaaaaagaagcaagaaccCAAAGAAAAGCAATCTCAGAAACTCTTCCAAGTGTGAATCTCATGACAATTCACAAATTAATGAGGTGAATGAAATtatggagagggaaagtgaacTAGAAAATTTGACAGATGAAGAGGTCATGATCAATAATACTTCTGTGAGCAAAAAACAAGTAGCATTACAGTCACAtataaaaaagaaggtaaatgaAAAAGTCTTACAGAATAAACAATGTCCactggaaaataaacaaagtagaTCACAAAATACACCTAATCAAGGTAACTTGGCAAccaaatgcataaataaatccACAAAACTCATACCTTGCAACATTGAGGAAACAACATCTGCTGCagcagacaaagaaaacaaaaatctctGTGAAAATTTTTGTGAATTAAATTATGAGCAGGAAGCAGTTGCTAATGAACATGTGGATGAAGGTTTTGATAATCAGACAATAGCTAGCAAAAATGTTCATGAGGAATCTCTAAGTGATGAATCAGTGACAGCTGCAACAAACATTCCAAATGTTTCTGATGACAACACAAATTTTACTTATATTGAAAGTGAACAAAATTCTGTTTCAGCTTCAGATATTAATGACATGGGAAGTAGAGAAAATTCAACACAGATTAACTTTAGTGATATGAACAATGTTGGAAGGATGTTGCAAGTGGAAATATTAGCTACTATGCCAAAGAAGAGAAGTCTTCAGTCAACTCTCAAAGCAAAAAGTATGGTCTACATATTAGTTAATTTTCAAATAGATAATGTAAAGGTACACACTGTGAAATTCAAAATGTCAAAAACAGATTTGAAAATTATTCAGAGTAACAGAGATAAGTTAAATGTTTTGAAGAAAAGACTCCATTCACTGTTGCCCTCAAAGTATAAAAACTATGACTTGCACTTGCAGTTAAATATTCATCAGTCAGTTATGGAGGAGACTGAAACTTCTGGGAAAAAGCATTTCACACACAGATTTGAACCCCTCAGAGGAGATAATTTTGAGCAGGATTACAACCCACcagaaatatataaacaagGTTCTCAAGCTTCTGGGACACTGAATAAATCTGACAATGCTGTACCTCATGAGGAACCCATGACATCttgcacacagaaagaaaatgtttcTTCATTAATGACTGAAGACTACAACATTCCATCAAGCTTGTCACCTGAAGTCAGTGATGACATGAATCATGTCAGGAAGGTAATTCAAGTGGAAATGGTGGCTAATGTTGAAGAAAATTATGTTGGTGctgaaaacaaaactgaaaatacaacTACCTTAAATGTGAATTTCCAGGTTGAAGGAATTACAGTACATCATGCAAAATTTCAAATTTCTATCAAAGATTTGGAAACCCTTctgaacaacaaaaataagttAGAAAGTCTAATGGAAAAATttcgttcatttcttcctcctagGTACAAGATGTATGAAATTCAGCTCCATTCATCTGTTCAACAGTCAGTCACAGAGGGCAGTATAGTTGCTTTACAGCATTCCAGACAAGGTTCTGATCCTCCAGCAATCTTGCCCTATGCTGCTGCCACACCATTTAAAGGAAATAATGCTATACTTAACAGAGAAGAAGCTTCAACATCTCCCTCCCAGGAAAGTCTTTCAAAAAAACTTACAAATTCTCACTCAGAATCTTCACCAGCTCAAGTCCCACAGCTTTCCAATGTAGGGGAAATTAAACAGTATCATTCATTGAGGCCTGCAGATCTGGGCCAATATAATACCAACACTGTAGCACAGCCAACTTGCTTAACATTAGACACACAGTGTCTGCAAAGAACTACCGAATCTTCTGTGAATCTtttaattaatgaaggaagtcAACACCCTGAATCTTGTACTATACTTAGAAGTAGTAATGAAGACATTCATGTGTCCAACATTCCCCCAAAACTAAgaagtaataatgaaataaatatcttCTCATCTCCAAAGTGCTGTGTCAGTGAAAATCAAAATCCTCCTTATGTTGCTGGTGCCTCTCTGGAAGATAGTGACAGAGTTATGACTCAATACCAGATCTTGCCATGTGAGATTGTACCCACAACATATGGGGAAAGTAAGCCTGACAGGATGCTTATGGATGAACAAGTAACACCACAAGTGTACGGGATGCATACAGAGTGCCCAGCAAAGTTACCGGATTTTGAAAGGCCCATAGTAACTGCACATGTAGATGATGGTTTGGAAAATTCTGGTCATGATTTCATAAATAATAGTTTGCAATCCCATAATAGCTTTGACATGCATTTCAATCCAAATACAAATGAGATCAACAAAAATGCTTCActattgaaagaatgtacaaATGACCTTGACACAGAAACCTGCACAATTTTATGGAAAACTAGAAACAGCTTAGATACTATGGGTGACAAGAACCACCTTCCTTCATTACCATTTAGTGATTCTTCCAGTGAGTATATAAAGATGATCAGAGAGGGGCAAAGGAAGGCTGTGACTAAAACAATGAGAAATGTTGATCATGGGGAGGCCCTTTTAAGTAGCTCAAGAAGCAGTGATACATCCATGAAGGACATCAGCTTATTGGCATCACCATCTCACTCTCCATCCAGGATCATTTCTGGAAATTTGATGAAATCTGATAGAGCTGTATCAAAGGCTAATGACAATACAGTttgctcattttattttttctcaaagaCAAAAAAGTATGATTCATCCTTAAAGAAACAAACCAGACCTTCCTCAGAATCTGACATCAAGAAGCCATCTGTTAAATTCTTATTCATGGAAAAGTTATTTtcaaaaaagaaacaatga
- the LOC135106404 gene encoding uncharacterized protein LOC135106404 isoform X1: MSDIEEQERKAQPLRKRKACVQFEEIFYSDSSDSSDCYDPAKDLEDDTSDDSVYKIKRSVKKKKKMNHNDDELISDNDSEDETSKGCIRKVKSKVNKNVKKKTNNNGAPEKARGKKSKHRGRHPLNKSAVKKMEKMIEVAHDKGRKTEKKKKGQQVQEIRSDRARVGPYSVVGHWYIASGFMKDLTTLFEAFDEQDSWRFTAFAECWQKSQFSLIYRGRYSFKELLEFSQEICLWTKKFLSPIHSLKWRVGALYALYGLFYKHPFRHLYKIRMEMKAYENMVSLVRNFHSNTENPDPAYIFYKLTADGAFHHVASSNEMGLHFHCAERQWETMNYEMQWVLKEHSSESVFPEHKCNIQKTLIEEYQKVKTQIWGNDSKELDKAMSYVQPNILSEVRSDLAELHQDDSGQTATSNQASRDVNQSHTSSTEVSEIGQRVNEIRLKAAASCTTNDFLQRKLLRSPQKNTKAGDVQHNSESVTGSVSDIDADNLNVLDDKEKIRTLRKIMEFMQPPEEGTLNIPLRSLRTKKNKKVQNQIKEESDSQFDNVCEIFDSQDANSSPEELTTSQSQQPSRQRRGRRKKTDFAQMALQSKKSHVKNKPRETSLPKQEKRSKNPKKSNLRNSSKCESHDNSQINEVNEIMERESELENLTDEEVMINNTSVSKKQVALQSHIKKKVNEKVLQNKQCPLENKQSRSQNTPNQGNLATKCINKSTKLIPCNIEETTSAAADKENKNLCENFCELNYEQEAVANEHVDEGFDNQTIASKNVHEESLSDESVTAATNIPNVSDDNTNFTYIESEQNSVSASDINDMGSRENSTQINFSDMNNVGRMLQVEILATMPKKRSLQSTLKAKSMVYILVNFQIDNVKVHTVKFKMSKTDLKIIQSNRDKLNVLKKRLHSLLPSKYKNYDLHLQLNIHQSVMEETETSGKKHFTHRFEPLRGDNFEQDYNPPEIYKQGSQASGTLNKSDNAVPHEEPMTSCTQKENVSSLMTEDYNIPSSLSPEVSDDMNHVRKVIQVEMVANVEENYVGAENKTENTTTLNVNFQVEGITVHHAKFQISIKDLETLLNNKNKLESLMEKFRSFLPPRYKMYEIQLHSSVQQSVTEGSIVALQHSRQGSDPPAILPYAAATPFKGNNAILNREEASTSPSQESLSKKLTNSHSESSPAQVPQLSNVGEIKQYHSLRPADLGQYNTNTVAQPTCLTLDTQCLQRTTESSVNLLINEGSQHPESCTILRSSNEDIHVSNIPPKLRSNNEINIFSSPKCCVSENQNPPYVAGASLEDSDRVMTQYQILPCEIVPTTYGESKPDRMLMDEQVTPQVYGMHTECPAKLPDFERPIVTAHVDDGLENSGHDFINNSLQSHNSFDMHFNPNTNEINKNASLLKECTNDLDTETCTILWKTRNSLDTMGDKNHLPSLPFSDSSSEYIKMIREGQRKAVTKTMRNVDHGEALLSSSRSSDTSMKDISLLASPSHSPSRIISGNLMKSDRAVSKANDNTVCSFYFFSKTKKYDSSLKKQTRPSSESDIKKPSVKFLFMEKLFSKKKQ; this comes from the exons ATGAGTGATattgaggagcaggagagaaagGCACAGCctctgagaaaaagaaaagcttgTGTTCAGTTTGAAGAAATTTTTTACTCAGATTCGTCAGATTCGTCAGATTGCTATGACCCTGCTAAAGATCTTGAGGATGACACATCTGATGACTCTGTTTATAAAATCAAGAGGAgtgttaaaaagaagaaaaaaatgaaccataatgatgatgagttAATATCTGATAATGACTCAGAGGATGAAACCTCAAAAGGCTGTATTCGTAAGGTCAAGAGTAAAGTTAACAAGAAcgtgaagaaaaagacaaacaataaTGGTGCTCCAGAAAAAGCTAGAGGAAAGAAATCAAAACACAGGGGAAGACATCCACTGAATAAGTCAgctgtaaagaaaatggaaaaaatgatTGAAGTTGCCcatgataaaggaaggaaaacggaaaagaaaaagaaaggccaGCAAGTACAGGAAATACGTTCAGACAGAGCCCGTGTAGGTCCATATTCCGTTGTTG GTCATTGGTACATTGCATCTGGTTTCATGAAGGACCTGACGACTTTGTTTGAAGCTTTTGATGAGCAGGACAGTTGGAGGTTTACTGCATTTGCAGAATGTTGGCAGAAAAGtcaattttccctcatatacAG GGGTCGATACAGTTTCAAAGAACTCCTGGAATTCTCTCAAGAAATCTGTTTATGGACCAAGAAGTTCTTATCTCCGATTCACAGTCTGAAGTGGAGAGTGGGAGCACTGTATGCACTCTATGGACTCTTCTACAAACATCCTTTCAG GCACTTATACAAAATAAGAATGGAGATGAAGGCATATGAAAATATGGTCAGTCTGGTAAGAAATTTTCATTCTAATACAGAAAACCCAGACCCAGCATATATCTTCTACAAGCTGACTGCAGATGGCGCATTCCATCATGTAGCTTCATCAAATGAA ATGGGATTGCACTTCCATTGTGCAGAACGACAGTGGGAGACCATGAACTATGAGATGCAGTGGGTACTAAAGGAGCACTCTTCTGAGTCTGTCTTTCCTGAACACAAATgtaatattcaaaagacactcaTAGAGGAGTATCAGAAGGTGAAGACCCAAATATGGG GTAATGATAGTAAAGAACTGGACAAGGCGATGTCATATGTGCAGCCCAATATCTTGTCTGAAGTTCGCAGTGACTTGGCTGAGCTACATCAGGATGACAGTGGTCAAACAGCCACTTCCAATCAAGCATCAAGAGATGTCAATCAGAGCCATACTTCCTCAACTGAAGTGTCAGAAATTG GACAAAGAGTGAATGAGATTCGTTTGAAGGCAGCAGCATCATGTACCACCAACGACTTCCTTCAAAGAAAACTACTTCGAAGTCCACAGAAAAACACCAAGGCAGGAGACGTTCAACACAATAGTGAATCTGTTACAGGTAGTGTTAGTGATATAGATGCAGATAACCTTAATGTTCTtgatgataaggaaaagatTAGGACTCTTAGGAAAATAATGGAATTCATGCAACCACCTGAAGAAGGAACTCTTAACATTCCTCTCAGGTCtttaagaactaaaaaaaataaaaaggtgcaaaatcaaattaaagaagaaagtgattCTCAGTTTGATAATGTTTGTGAAATTTTTGATTCTCAAGATGCAAATTCGTCACCAGAAGAGCTTACAACCAGTCAGAGTCAACAGCCATCACGGCAGAGGAGAGGCAGACGTAAGAAAACTGATTTTGCTCAAATGGCTTTGCAAAGTAAAAAATCTCATGTTAAAAACAAGCCAAGAGAAACATCTTtgccaaaacaagaaaaaagaagcaagaaccCAAAGAAAAGCAATCTCAGAAACTCTTCCAAGTGTGAATCTCATGACAATTCACAAATTAATGAGGTGAATGAAATtatggagagggaaagtgaacTAGAAAATTTGACAGATGAAGAGGTCATGATCAATAATACTTCTGTGAGCAAAAAACAAGTAGCATTACAGTCACAtataaaaaagaaggtaaatgaAAAAGTCTTACAGAATAAACAATGTCCactggaaaataaacaaagtagaTCACAAAATACACCTAATCAAGGTAACTTGGCAAccaaatgcataaataaatccACAAAACTCATACCTTGCAACATTGAGGAAACAACATCTGCTGCagcagacaaagaaaacaaaaatctctGTGAAAATTTTTGTGAATTAAATTATGAGCAGGAAGCAGTTGCTAATGAACATGTGGATGAAGGTTTTGATAATCAGACAATAGCTAGCAAAAATGTTCATGAGGAATCTCTAAGTGATGAATCAGTGACAGCTGCAACAAACATTCCAAATGTTTCTGATGACAACACAAATTTTACTTATATTGAAAGTGAACAAAATTCTGTTTCAGCTTCAGATATTAATGACATGGGAAGTAGAGAAAATTCAACACAGATTAACTTTAGTGATATGAACAATGTTGGAAGGATGTTGCAAGTGGAAATATTAGCTACTATGCCAAAGAAGAGAAGTCTTCAGTCAACTCTCAAAGCAAAAAGTATGGTCTACATATTAGTTAATTTTCAAATAGATAATGTAAAGGTACACACTGTGAAATTCAAAATGTCAAAAACAGATTTGAAAATTATTCAGAGTAACAGAGATAAGTTAAATGTTTTGAAGAAAAGACTCCATTCACTGTTGCCCTCAAAGTATAAAAACTATGACTTGCACTTGCAGTTAAATATTCATCAGTCAGTTATGGAGGAGACTGAAACTTCTGGGAAAAAGCATTTCACACACAGATTTGAACCCCTCAGAGGAGATAATTTTGAGCAGGATTACAACCCACcagaaatatataaacaagGTTCTCAAGCTTCTGGGACACTGAATAAATCTGACAATGCTGTACCTCATGAGGAACCCATGACATCttgcacacagaaagaaaatgtttcTTCATTAATGACTGAAGACTACAACATTCCATCAAGCTTGTCACCTGAAGTCAGTGATGACATGAATCATGTCAGGAAGGTAATTCAAGTGGAAATGGTGGCTAATGTTGAAGAAAATTATGTTGGTGctgaaaacaaaactgaaaatacaacTACCTTAAATGTGAATTTCCAGGTTGAAGGAATTACAGTACATCATGCAAAATTTCAAATTTCTATCAAAGATTTGGAAACCCTTctgaacaacaaaaataagttAGAAAGTCTAATGGAAAAATttcgttcatttcttcctcctagGTACAAGATGTATGAAATTCAGCTCCATTCATCTGTTCAACAGTCAGTCACAGAGGGCAGTATAGTTGCTTTACAGCATTCCAGACAAGGTTCTGATCCTCCAGCAATCTTGCCCTATGCTGCTGCCACACCATTTAAAGGAAATAATGCTATACTTAACAGAGAAGAAGCTTCAACATCTCCCTCCCAGGAAAGTCTTTCAAAAAAACTTACAAATTCTCACTCAGAATCTTCACCAGCTCAAGTCCCACAGCTTTCCAATGTAGGGGAAATTAAACAGTATCATTCATTGAGGCCTGCAGATCTGGGCCAATATAATACCAACACTGTAGCACAGCCAACTTGCTTAACATTAGACACACAGTGTCTGCAAAGAACTACCGAATCTTCTGTGAATCTtttaattaatgaaggaagtcAACACCCTGAATCTTGTACTATACTTAGAAGTAGTAATGAAGACATTCATGTGTCCAACATTCCCCCAAAACTAAgaagtaataatgaaataaatatcttCTCATCTCCAAAGTGCTGTGTCAGTGAAAATCAAAATCCTCCTTATGTTGCTGGTGCCTCTCTGGAAGATAGTGACAGAGTTATGACTCAATACCAGATCTTGCCATGTGAGATTGTACCCACAACATATGGGGAAAGTAAGCCTGACAGGATGCTTATGGATGAACAAGTAACACCACAAGTGTACGGGATGCATACAGAGTGCCCAGCAAAGTTACCGGATTTTGAAAGGCCCATAGTAACTGCACATGTAGATGATGGTTTGGAAAATTCTGGTCATGATTTCATAAATAATAGTTTGCAATCCCATAATAGCTTTGACATGCATTTCAATCCAAATACAAATGAGATCAACAAAAATGCTTCActattgaaagaatgtacaaATGACCTTGACACAGAAACCTGCACAATTTTATGGAAAACTAGAAACAGCTTAGATACTATGGGTGACAAGAACCACCTTCCTTCATTACCATTTAGTGATTCTTCCAGTGAGTATATAAAGATGATCAGAGAGGGGCAAAGGAAGGCTGTGACTAAAACAATGAGAAATGTTGATCATGGGGAGGCCCTTTTAAGTAGCTCAAGAAGCAGTGATACATCCATGAAGGACATCAGCTTATTGGCATCACCATCTCACTCTCCATCCAGGATCATTTCTGGAAATTTGATGAAATCTGATAGAGCTGTATCAAAGGCTAATGACAATACAGTttgctcattttattttttctcaaagaCAAAAAAGTATGATTCATCCTTAAAGAAACAAACCAGACCTTCCTCAGAATCTGACATCAAGAAGCCATCTGTTAAATTCTTATTCATGGAAAAGTTATTTtcaaaaaagaaacaatga